A window from Electrophorus electricus isolate fEleEle1 chromosome 7, fEleEle1.pri, whole genome shotgun sequence encodes these proteins:
- the ccdc18 gene encoding coiled-coil domain-containing protein 18 isoform X1: MFNVESDLVEDVVSLRNQLRLTEKNLQTLGEQLSQSENDGVAVHKAGSRSDEFPGHLALEDLQKPDAVKTLSYPVSLERDTSGNWRTKAHSDCRCQSSGQEMGNESNEVSQLRRKLSSIREENSSLVLENRQLISDLEAAQLELASSNSKLRLLGSSIGTKTSVSVMKEHIQDLESQLETQAKAVRDAEHKLAASEQVVMQKVRAIEKLKEELKKVKLELSDETKQWKRMEQQRNQALRNAEKLSVAFKDYKAEVTEKLKKVMESEHKLKASLIECDREREELEKRCMEQERERERMAQNLRELREVGERSESLAAERLDLQGRLQEASQQLACLQREMTQKEAQLEEVDGLRREREDLRLLTACQEQRLVQAQREMESSRTEVASLEGILDMLHLRENREGALCVNPCLLPSPNYTASTDQLRQWPGERYQKLLAVLQCAEKEKERQASAAQGLQERLTRAQEEIFSLQASISQRASHYQQIHSQLLDKATKATRLEKEMKKSNSRLAVLEKQLQEKTAAYSQAAIKNGKLEQELLEKDSSLHHYQSVLNKKQREHLQAMEISKMAETKKCQDLEDQIEVLQSSLSQSQAEIKELRKSVSALKTEKQESQHQVCLLQASVDQLTQDIEASIKRSQEEIRCFEEQALESASKVTFLETELSCCKEELSCCLQKMEEVKQQYEAQLERSNSELSTLQEVVRNRVMACENSSEENLQLQCSIQRQHAMLQESTSRIGHLEESQSQLQSQVAQLEQELERERATSVLELRSRQKEVEEANQELKKRDRQAAELSGSVTQLSSEMNQCREELSSMEQELLLLRRDSTAKASQLSQMEETLQETKGLLDKKSEIVNDLEEKLHCSEMDRRNSLQRAQLLEDQLQVVRGELAGTLDHLQQLQDVLQRTQLTADQQQQSIDQLTAKLRESQRELEERTNEVLDMDTALKERQGELQQRAQLLGQLDVVIKEHKLEMEKKVEHLQDALEKTEQQLKDRVKQVEFLSEMLNHVKSQLEEREYLEKRVLEHGRQLCVCREQLQKTTQELQQAHGCYNALSRQLDDITQLKEAEVQVGVVEELHAESSAQLQATVTALQHELDLQREEHHKEISALQQTREQLLKVSGQISSSLRLSQEQLSQRLQQAQEELGQARAHASDLRSRLSSTKHLLQCANESLLIKDSEIARLQAKISSLERTADLQSANIQHESSMLPPLKDLPVYPSPQRDTLTRCSLSSTSWKDASSDATLEHSESVMASVEAALRPENSPDGGWQGLSTTGLTSTSDMSFNPLTYMVDAGETEEEDVDSLSGTLRFVHQTLALQEHHSLCRSSTCMQDSSDEYNFKEDST, encoded by the exons ATGTTTAACGTGGAAAGTGACTTAGTTGAAGATGTGGTCTCTTTGAGAAATCAGTTGCGATTAACGGAGAAAAATTTGCAGACTCTGGGAGAGCAGTTAAG CCAATCAGAAAATGACGGCGTTGCTGTGCACAAAGCTGGGAGCAGATCAGATGAATTCCCTGGCCACCTTGCTTTAGAGGACCTGCAGAAGCCTGATGCTGTAAAGACGCTGTCATATCCAGTTAGTCTGGAGAGAGACACCTCTGGCAATTGGAGGACAAAGGCACACTCTGActgcaga TGCCAGTCTTCTGGACAGGAAATGGGGAACGAGTCAAACGAAGTTTCTCAGCTCAGGAGGAAGCTCAGCTCTATTCGGGAAGAGAACTCCTCTCTGGTGCTGGAGAACAGGCAGCTCATCAGTGACCTGGAGGCTGCACAGCTTGAGCTGGCCAGCTCTAATTCCAAG CTTCGCTTGCTAGGTTCCTCCATAGGAACGAAGACCAGTGTTTCAGTGATGAAAGAGCACATACAGGACTTAGAGTCACAGCTGGAGACTCAAGCCAAAGCCGTAAG GGATGCTGAGCATAAACTTGCAGCCAGTGAGCAGGTTGTGATGCAGAAGGTCAGAGCAATAGAAAAGCTCAAAGAGGAGCTGAAGAAAGTTAAATTGGAACTGAGTGATGAAACAAAACAGTGGAAACG TATGGAGCAGCAGCGAAACCAAGCTCTTCGAAATGCAGAGAAACTTTCTGTGGCTTTCAAAGACTACAAAGCAGAAGTTACTGAAAAGCTGAAGAAG GTAATGGAGAGCGAGCACAAGCTGAAGGCCAGCTTGATAGAgtgcgacagagagagagaggagctggagaagagatGCATGGAGCaggagcgggagagggagaggatggcTCAGAACCTAAG GGAGCTGAGGGAGGTCGGCGAGCGCTCCGAGTCCCTTGCCGCTGAGCGCCTCGATCTGCAGGGCCGTCTGCAGGAAGCCTCCCAGCAGCTGGCCTGCCTGCAGAGGGAGATGACCCAGAAGGAGGCACAACTAGAAGAGGTGGATGGGCTACGCCGGGAGAGGGAGGACCTTCGCCTCCTCACGGCATGCCAGGAGCAGAGACTTGTTCAGGctcagagggagatggagagcagcaggactgaggtGGCCAGTCTGGAGGGTATACTGGATATGTTGCAtctgagagag AATCGAGAAGGAGCACTCTGTGTGAACCCCTGCCTGCTGCCCTCACCGAATTACACCGCATCCACAGACCAGCTCAGACAATGGCCGG GAGAACGCTACCAGAAGCTGCTGGCAGTGCTGCAGTGCgctgagaaggagaaggagaggcaggcTAGTGCTGCCCAGGGTCTGCAGGAGAGACTGACCAGGGCCCAGGAGGAGATCTTCTCCCTGCAGGCGTCCATCAGCCAGAGAGCCTCCCACTACCAGCAGATCCACAGCCAGCTGCTGGACAAGGCTACCAAGGCCACCAGGCTGGAAAAGGAG ATGAAGAAGAGCAACTCTCGTCTAGCTGTGCTGGAGAAACAGCTGCAGGAGAAGACTGCTGCTTACTCTCAGGCTGCAATCAAAAATGGCAAGCTAGAACAGGAGCTGCtg GAAAAAGACAGCAGTCTTCATCACTATCAGTCTGTCTTGAACAAGAAACAGAGGGAACACCTGCAGGCCATGGAGATTTCCAAGATGGCAGAAACGAAGAAATGCCAGGACCTGGAAGACCAGATAGAGGTG ctgcagtCATCTCTGTCTCAGAGTCAAGCAGAAATAAAAGAGCTGCGGAAGTCTGTGTCTGCCCTAAAAACAGAGAAGCAGGAGTCACAACACCAGGTCTGCCTACTGCAGGCATCTGTTGACCAGCTCACCCAG GACATTGAGGCGAGCATCAAACGCAGTCAGGAAGAGATCCGTTGCTTTGAAGAGCAGGCCTTAGAATCTGCTTCCAAG GTGACGTTCTTGGAGACAGAGCTGTCCTGCTGTAAGGAGGAGCTGAGCTGTTGCCTACAGAAGATGGAAGAGGTTAAGCAGCAGTATGAGGCCCAGTTGGAGCGAAGTAACTCTGAG ctGTCTACCCTCCAGGAGGTGGTAAGGAATCGAGTGATGGCCTGTGAGAACTCTAGTGAGGAGAACCTGCAGCTGCAGTGCTCTATCCAGCGCCAGCATGCCATGCTGCAGGAGAGCACGTCCCGCATAGGACACCTGGAAGAGAGCCAGAGTCAGCTACAGAGCCAG GTGGCccagctggagcaggagctggagagggaGCGCGCTACCTCCGTGCTGGAGCTGAGGAGTAGGCaaaaggaggtggaggaggccaaCCAGGAGCTGAAGAAGAGGGATCGGCAGGCGGCCGAGCTCTCCGGCTCTGTAAC gcaGCTGAGCTCCGAGATGAACCAGTGTCGAGAGGAACTGTCGTCCATGGAGCAGGAGCTGTTGCTTCTGAGACGGGACAGCACTGCTAAGGCCTCTCAGCTCAGCCAGATGGAGGAGACATTGCAGGAGACCAAAGGGCTGCTGGACAAGAAAAGTGAAATAG TGAATGATCTGGAGGAGAAGCTCCACTGCAGTGAAATGGACCGGCGGAACTCCTTGCAGCGGGCACAGTTGCTGGAGGACCAACTGCAGGTGGTGCGCGGTGAGCTGGCAGGCACGCTGGACCATCTGCAGCAGCTTCAGGACGTGCTGCAGAGGACGCAGCTCACTGCCGACCAGCAACAACAATCCATCGACCAACTGACTGCCAAGCTCAG ggagagccagagagagttGGAGGAGAGGACTAATGAAGTGTTggacatggacactgcactaaAGGAAAGACAAGGGGAGCTACAGCAGAGAGCACagctg CTTGGTCAGCTGGATGTGGTCATTAAAGAGCATaagctggagatggagaagaagGTAGAAcatctgcaggacgctctggagaAGACTGAGCAACAGCTTAAAGACAGAGTCAAGCAG GTGGAGTTCCTGAGTGAGATGTTGAATCATGTCAAATCGCAGCTTGAGGAGCGAGAGTATTTAGAAAAG AGAGTTTTGGAGCATGGTcggcagttgtgtgtgtgtcgtgagcAATTGCAGAAGACCACCCAGGAGTTGCAGCAAGCACATGGGTGCTACAATGCTCTCAGCAGGCAGCTGGATGACATCACCCAGCTGAAG GAGGCGGAGGTGCAGGTGGGCGTGGTCGAGGAGCTGCATGCAGAGAGTTCAGCTCAGCTCCAAGCCACCGTCACCGCACTGCAGCATGAGCTGGATCTGCAGAGAGAAGAACACCACAAAGAG atctCAGCGCTGCAGCAGACGCGAGAGCAGCTTCTGAAAGTGTCAGGTCAGATCTCCAGCAGTCTGCGCCTCTCCCAGGAGCAGCTGTCCCAACGGCTGCAGCAGGCCCAGGAGGAGCTGGGCCAGGCCAGAGCCCACGCTTCTGACCTCCGCTCTCGGCTCAGCTCCACGAAGCACCTCCTGCAGTGTGCCAATGAGAGCCTTCTCATCAAG GACTCCGAGATCGCACGCCTGCAAGCCAAAATCTCCAGTTTGGAGAGAACCGCCGACCTCCAGAGTGCCAACATCCAGCACGAGTCCAGCATGTTGCCTCCTCTCAAAGACCTCCCTGtttacccctccccccaaagGGACACCCTCACTCGGTGTagcctctcctccacctcttggAAAGACGCCTCCTCAGATGCCACCCTGGAGCACTCTGAGAGCGTGATGGCAAGTGTGGAGGCAGCGTTAAGGCCCGAGAATTCCCCAGACGGAGGCTGGCAGGGCCTGAGCACCACTGGTCTCACTTCCACCTCAGACATGTCGTTCAACCCCCTCACCTACATGGTGGATGCGGGGGAGACGGAGGAAGAGGATGTGGACTCCCTCTCTGGCACGCTGAGGTTTGTGCATCAGACCCTGGCACTGCAGGAGCATCATTCCCTCTGCAGATCCAGCACCTGCATGCAG GACTCCAGTGATGAATACAACTTTAAAGAAGATTCAACTTAA
- the ccdc18 gene encoding coiled-coil domain-containing protein 18 isoform X2 gives MFNVESDLVEDVVSLRNQLRLTEKNLQTLGEQLSQSENDGVAVHKAGSRSDEFPGHLALEDLQKPDAVKTLSYPVSLERDTSGNWRTKAHSDCRCQSSGQEMGNESNEVSQLRRKLSSIREENSSLVLENRQLISDLEAAQLELASSNSKLRLLGSSIGTKTSVSVMKEHIQDLESQLETQAKAVRDAEHKLAASEQVVMQKVRAIEKLKEELKKVKLELSDETKQWKRMEQQRNQALRNAEKLSVAFKDYKAEVTEKLKKVMESEHKLKASLIECDREREELEKRCMEQERERERMAQNLRELREVGERSESLAAERLDLQGRLQEASQQLACLQREMTQKEAQLEEVDGLRREREDLRLLTACQEQRLVQAQREMESSRTEVASLEGILDMLHLRENREGALCVNPCLLPSPNYTASTDQLRQWPGERYQKLLAVLQCAEKEKERQASAAQGLQERLTRAQEEIFSLQASISQRASHYQQIHSQLLDKATKATRLEKEMKKSNSRLAVLEKQLQEKTAAYSQAAIKNGKLEQELLEKDSSLHHYQSVLNKKQREHLQAMEISKMAETKKCQDLEDQIEVLQSSLSQSQAEIKELRKSVSALKTEKQESQHQVCLLQASVDQLTQDIEASIKRSQEEIRCFEEQALESASKVTFLETELSCCKEELSCCLQKMEEVKQQYEAQLERSNSELSTLQEVVRNRVMACENSSEENLQLQCSIQRQHAMLQESTSRIGHLEESQSQLQSQVAQLEQELERERATSVLELRSRQKEVEEANQELKKRDRQAAELSGSVTQLSSEMNQCREELSSMEQELLLLRRDSTAKASQLSQMEETLQETKGLLDKKSEIVNDLEEKLHCSEMDRRNSLQRAQLLEDQLQVVRGELAGTLDHLQQLQDVLQRTQLTADQQQQSIDQLTAKLRESQRELEERTNEVLDMDTALKERQGELQQRAQLLGQLDVVIKEHKLEMEKKVEHLQDALEKTEQQLKDRVKQVEFLSEMLNHVKSQLEEREYLEKKTTQELQQAHGCYNALSRQLDDITQLKEAEVQVGVVEELHAESSAQLQATVTALQHELDLQREEHHKEISALQQTREQLLKVSGQISSSLRLSQEQLSQRLQQAQEELGQARAHASDLRSRLSSTKHLLQCANESLLIKDSEIARLQAKISSLERTADLQSANIQHESSMLPPLKDLPVYPSPQRDTLTRCSLSSTSWKDASSDATLEHSESVMASVEAALRPENSPDGGWQGLSTTGLTSTSDMSFNPLTYMVDAGETEEEDVDSLSGTLRFVHQTLALQEHHSLCRSSTCMQDSSDEYNFKEDST, from the exons ATGTTTAACGTGGAAAGTGACTTAGTTGAAGATGTGGTCTCTTTGAGAAATCAGTTGCGATTAACGGAGAAAAATTTGCAGACTCTGGGAGAGCAGTTAAG CCAATCAGAAAATGACGGCGTTGCTGTGCACAAAGCTGGGAGCAGATCAGATGAATTCCCTGGCCACCTTGCTTTAGAGGACCTGCAGAAGCCTGATGCTGTAAAGACGCTGTCATATCCAGTTAGTCTGGAGAGAGACACCTCTGGCAATTGGAGGACAAAGGCACACTCTGActgcaga TGCCAGTCTTCTGGACAGGAAATGGGGAACGAGTCAAACGAAGTTTCTCAGCTCAGGAGGAAGCTCAGCTCTATTCGGGAAGAGAACTCCTCTCTGGTGCTGGAGAACAGGCAGCTCATCAGTGACCTGGAGGCTGCACAGCTTGAGCTGGCCAGCTCTAATTCCAAG CTTCGCTTGCTAGGTTCCTCCATAGGAACGAAGACCAGTGTTTCAGTGATGAAAGAGCACATACAGGACTTAGAGTCACAGCTGGAGACTCAAGCCAAAGCCGTAAG GGATGCTGAGCATAAACTTGCAGCCAGTGAGCAGGTTGTGATGCAGAAGGTCAGAGCAATAGAAAAGCTCAAAGAGGAGCTGAAGAAAGTTAAATTGGAACTGAGTGATGAAACAAAACAGTGGAAACG TATGGAGCAGCAGCGAAACCAAGCTCTTCGAAATGCAGAGAAACTTTCTGTGGCTTTCAAAGACTACAAAGCAGAAGTTACTGAAAAGCTGAAGAAG GTAATGGAGAGCGAGCACAAGCTGAAGGCCAGCTTGATAGAgtgcgacagagagagagaggagctggagaagagatGCATGGAGCaggagcgggagagggagaggatggcTCAGAACCTAAG GGAGCTGAGGGAGGTCGGCGAGCGCTCCGAGTCCCTTGCCGCTGAGCGCCTCGATCTGCAGGGCCGTCTGCAGGAAGCCTCCCAGCAGCTGGCCTGCCTGCAGAGGGAGATGACCCAGAAGGAGGCACAACTAGAAGAGGTGGATGGGCTACGCCGGGAGAGGGAGGACCTTCGCCTCCTCACGGCATGCCAGGAGCAGAGACTTGTTCAGGctcagagggagatggagagcagcaggactgaggtGGCCAGTCTGGAGGGTATACTGGATATGTTGCAtctgagagag AATCGAGAAGGAGCACTCTGTGTGAACCCCTGCCTGCTGCCCTCACCGAATTACACCGCATCCACAGACCAGCTCAGACAATGGCCGG GAGAACGCTACCAGAAGCTGCTGGCAGTGCTGCAGTGCgctgagaaggagaaggagaggcaggcTAGTGCTGCCCAGGGTCTGCAGGAGAGACTGACCAGGGCCCAGGAGGAGATCTTCTCCCTGCAGGCGTCCATCAGCCAGAGAGCCTCCCACTACCAGCAGATCCACAGCCAGCTGCTGGACAAGGCTACCAAGGCCACCAGGCTGGAAAAGGAG ATGAAGAAGAGCAACTCTCGTCTAGCTGTGCTGGAGAAACAGCTGCAGGAGAAGACTGCTGCTTACTCTCAGGCTGCAATCAAAAATGGCAAGCTAGAACAGGAGCTGCtg GAAAAAGACAGCAGTCTTCATCACTATCAGTCTGTCTTGAACAAGAAACAGAGGGAACACCTGCAGGCCATGGAGATTTCCAAGATGGCAGAAACGAAGAAATGCCAGGACCTGGAAGACCAGATAGAGGTG ctgcagtCATCTCTGTCTCAGAGTCAAGCAGAAATAAAAGAGCTGCGGAAGTCTGTGTCTGCCCTAAAAACAGAGAAGCAGGAGTCACAACACCAGGTCTGCCTACTGCAGGCATCTGTTGACCAGCTCACCCAG GACATTGAGGCGAGCATCAAACGCAGTCAGGAAGAGATCCGTTGCTTTGAAGAGCAGGCCTTAGAATCTGCTTCCAAG GTGACGTTCTTGGAGACAGAGCTGTCCTGCTGTAAGGAGGAGCTGAGCTGTTGCCTACAGAAGATGGAAGAGGTTAAGCAGCAGTATGAGGCCCAGTTGGAGCGAAGTAACTCTGAG ctGTCTACCCTCCAGGAGGTGGTAAGGAATCGAGTGATGGCCTGTGAGAACTCTAGTGAGGAGAACCTGCAGCTGCAGTGCTCTATCCAGCGCCAGCATGCCATGCTGCAGGAGAGCACGTCCCGCATAGGACACCTGGAAGAGAGCCAGAGTCAGCTACAGAGCCAG GTGGCccagctggagcaggagctggagagggaGCGCGCTACCTCCGTGCTGGAGCTGAGGAGTAGGCaaaaggaggtggaggaggccaaCCAGGAGCTGAAGAAGAGGGATCGGCAGGCGGCCGAGCTCTCCGGCTCTGTAAC gcaGCTGAGCTCCGAGATGAACCAGTGTCGAGAGGAACTGTCGTCCATGGAGCAGGAGCTGTTGCTTCTGAGACGGGACAGCACTGCTAAGGCCTCTCAGCTCAGCCAGATGGAGGAGACATTGCAGGAGACCAAAGGGCTGCTGGACAAGAAAAGTGAAATAG TGAATGATCTGGAGGAGAAGCTCCACTGCAGTGAAATGGACCGGCGGAACTCCTTGCAGCGGGCACAGTTGCTGGAGGACCAACTGCAGGTGGTGCGCGGTGAGCTGGCAGGCACGCTGGACCATCTGCAGCAGCTTCAGGACGTGCTGCAGAGGACGCAGCTCACTGCCGACCAGCAACAACAATCCATCGACCAACTGACTGCCAAGCTCAG ggagagccagagagagttGGAGGAGAGGACTAATGAAGTGTTggacatggacactgcactaaAGGAAAGACAAGGGGAGCTACAGCAGAGAGCACagctg CTTGGTCAGCTGGATGTGGTCATTAAAGAGCATaagctggagatggagaagaagGTAGAAcatctgcaggacgctctggagaAGACTGAGCAACAGCTTAAAGACAGAGTCAAGCAG GTGGAGTTCCTGAGTGAGATGTTGAATCATGTCAAATCGCAGCTTGAGGAGCGAGAGTATTTAGAAAAG AAGACCACCCAGGAGTTGCAGCAAGCACATGGGTGCTACAATGCTCTCAGCAGGCAGCTGGATGACATCACCCAGCTGAAG GAGGCGGAGGTGCAGGTGGGCGTGGTCGAGGAGCTGCATGCAGAGAGTTCAGCTCAGCTCCAAGCCACCGTCACCGCACTGCAGCATGAGCTGGATCTGCAGAGAGAAGAACACCACAAAGAG atctCAGCGCTGCAGCAGACGCGAGAGCAGCTTCTGAAAGTGTCAGGTCAGATCTCCAGCAGTCTGCGCCTCTCCCAGGAGCAGCTGTCCCAACGGCTGCAGCAGGCCCAGGAGGAGCTGGGCCAGGCCAGAGCCCACGCTTCTGACCTCCGCTCTCGGCTCAGCTCCACGAAGCACCTCCTGCAGTGTGCCAATGAGAGCCTTCTCATCAAG GACTCCGAGATCGCACGCCTGCAAGCCAAAATCTCCAGTTTGGAGAGAACCGCCGACCTCCAGAGTGCCAACATCCAGCACGAGTCCAGCATGTTGCCTCCTCTCAAAGACCTCCCTGtttacccctccccccaaagGGACACCCTCACTCGGTGTagcctctcctccacctcttggAAAGACGCCTCCTCAGATGCCACCCTGGAGCACTCTGAGAGCGTGATGGCAAGTGTGGAGGCAGCGTTAAGGCCCGAGAATTCCCCAGACGGAGGCTGGCAGGGCCTGAGCACCACTGGTCTCACTTCCACCTCAGACATGTCGTTCAACCCCCTCACCTACATGGTGGATGCGGGGGAGACGGAGGAAGAGGATGTGGACTCCCTCTCTGGCACGCTGAGGTTTGTGCATCAGACCCTGGCACTGCAGGAGCATCATTCCCTCTGCAGATCCAGCACCTGCATGCAG GACTCCAGTGATGAATACAACTTTAAAGAAGATTCAACTTAA